Genomic window (Helianthus annuus cultivar XRQ/B chromosome 3, HanXRQr2.0-SUNRISE, whole genome shotgun sequence):
tCGTAGACGatatggcgaattgaagcgagcACGTGATCACTACTTAACATATCAAGCGCTTCCGCTAGATGCTTTAATGTTTTGGGTCAATAATTGTGAAAGTTTGTCAAAACTAGTTAGTAGATGTATTGGTCAAAAGTTTATGTTTTTCTTGGATTTTCGTTGTGTCTAGTCGTAAAGGTCATGGAATATTTGTATGAAAGTTGTATGAAACAGGGGCATGCTCATCGTACGAATGGGTCATGCCCgatttttgtcaaaaatatgaaTTTAACTTGTTATTTCAAGTCTTTAATTTTCATCGAAAATGGTTTTATAAGAATTAAATTTACGGGtctaacaagttggtatcagagccaaggtttgagggattcgagcgtTAAACGcggtgcttgaactcaaaccgatggCTCGTTCGAAAGAGTGCTCGCTCCAAGATCGCCCAAGAGGTAACTTTAAAGTTATAAATAAGTTGCAAGTGTGTTCTTTTTATGAGTTTGATGGAAATAATTAAAAAGATTATGAGAAGGTCAAATAATAAGTTCGGGAGCTGTAGAACCTGAACGGAATGGAAGGAATCGAATGAGAAAGCTCAAAAATGGAACTGCAGCGTTTCTGCAAAACagaagcccgtcgccgacgggttaacccccgtcgccgacggcatcCTATTGCCCGACGCCTAAAGTAACTGCCGACGGGAATAACCGTCCGACGGCCTTCATacgagcccgtcgccgacgggcacatagccgtcgccgacggcttgcgTAATGCCAAAACGCTGAAAATGTTTTGTTTCTCATGCTTTGTGCTACCGGTTTGTCCGAAAGCTTATTTCATGGCTACGTAGTGTCCATATAAGGCTTAACAAGTGTATGAAATCACAATTAGCGATTATAACGAGAATGGATTCGTAAGAATCAAAAGAAACGAAGCAAATGACATGAATTGGATTAAGTGAATGATGATTAATGAATAATGATATGCGGAAAGTTTTTAATTTGTATTAAACAAGAAGCATGATGTTGTGTAGATGGCTGATGCAAGAAATGTCAATGAGGATGATGACGCAACTCGGCAAGAAGCATTTAACGGTAGGGCTACGGAGGTGGCGGAAGGGGTTATGCAAGCCCATCTTCCGCGATTAGCTCAAGAGGTGGAAAGCCGGGTTTTGGGAGTCGTAGATGCTATGATGACTAGCAAGATtgaagaactgaaggaactttTAGAGGGATCTAGAAACAAAGGCAAGGAACGAAGGTGCACGTATAAAGACTTCATGGCATGCCAACCCGCAACGTATGATGGTAAAATTGATCCGATTGCATGCCAAAGATGGATTTCAAATATAGAAGCGGTGTTTATTCGAAGTCGTTGTGATAACGAAGATAAGGTGATGTTCGCTACCGGCCAACTCACTTTTCAggcaaaagattggtgggatgcaCACAGTAAAGAGATAGGCGAAGAAAGGCTCCAAACAATGACCTGGCAAGAGTTTAAGGATCCTTTTATGAAATATCACTGCCTTCAGTCAGCCATTGATAAGATTCAAGAGGATTTCTTACGCCTCCGACAGAAAAACGAAATGATAAACGAGATATCGAACATTTtcttggataagatgaagttttgtggAGAGTTTGTGCAAACTGAAAGGATGAAGATTAATCGCTTTTATGGGGTGTTAAAGTCAGAATTTAGGGAGTTCATCACTCCCTCAAAGTGTGAGACTCTTGATGAGCTAATCAATCTAGCGCGGGATAGAGAAATCGAAATCAAGAGGCAAGAAGAACGTGGAGAAAAGAGGCCAAATGAAAAAGGTGGAAGTTCGACCCCGGCCAAAAAGGGGAAGTATCAAGAGCAAGGAAGAAAAGATAAGTCGAAGAGTGGTATCACGCCGTGCAAGACTTGTGGAAAGCTTCATACGGGGGAATGCTTGTTAGGCAAGAAAGGGTGTTACAAATGTGGTAAGGAAGGGCACTCGTCTTATCAGTGTCCAAACAACCCGAAGACTTGCTTTCATTGTTTTGAAAAAGGGCATGTTAAATCGGAATGCCCAAAACTTCAGCAAGAGTCAAAGAAAGaagataagaagcaagagggttCTAGAGCGAAAGGGAGGGTGTTCCAAATTACATCCGAAGAAGCCAAGTCTCACCCGAATGTCATTTTAGGTATCTTTTTACTAAACTCCATACCGGTCTATGTTCTATTCGATACTGGAGCTACCATGTCATTTATTTCGAATGAAATTATACAACATCCGTCCTTTAAGATCGAACGAATGTCAATGCCTCTAGAAGTAGAAATAGCTGATAGTAAGATCTATATGCTACATGAGATATGTAGGAAATGTAAATTCATAATGGAAGATGAGGAATTCGAAATTGATCTCATACCTATGGTTCTAGGGGAATTTAAAatgatagtgggaatggattggttggcaCGTCACCGGGTAGAAATAGATTGTGAAAATAAAATAATGTCTATTCAAGCCCCAAGTGGAAGGCAATTGAGTATTCAAGGGGAAAGAAACGTAGAAACCAAATTGTGTAACCTTATCCAAGCCTTTAAATACATACGTAATGGAGATAGAGCATACCTGGCTTATGTGGTAGACGCTCAGCAAATTCTCCCGAAGCTTGAAGACGTTGAGGTAGTGAATGAATTTCCGGATGTGTTTCGGGAAGAATTGCCGGGACTCCTCCCGAAAGAGAAATAGAATTTCGCATCGAATTAAACCCGGGTGCAAAGCCAGTTGCGAAGGctccctatagacttgctcccaCCGAGATGCGGGAGTTAATGACACAATTAAAAGATCTTCTAGATAAGGGCTTCATACGCCCaagtgtgtcgccttggggagcacccgttctatttgttaaaaagaaggacgggtcgatgcgtatgtgcatcgactatagggaattaaacaagctgaccataaagaaccgctaccctctacctagaattgacgacctttttgatcaattacaaggggcgagttggttctccaagatagacttgCGTTCGGGGTACCATCAAGTCAGAGTAAGGGAAGAGGATATTCCAAAGACTGCGTTTAGAACCCGTTACGGGCACTATGAATTTTTAGTCATGTCTTTTGGATTGACGAACGCGCCGGCTgcgtttatggatcttatgaaccgggtgTGCCGACCCATGTTAGACAAATCGGTAATCGTGTTCATAGATGATATCTTAGTCTATTCGCGAAGCAAAGCTGAACATGCAAGGCACTTGCGTGAAGTACTCGAAATTCTCCGCAAGGAGAAACTTtacgcaaaattttcaaaatgtgtcttTTGGCTCAGAGAGGTGCAATTCCTGGGTCACGTGATCAATGCGGAAGGTGTTTTAGTTGATCCTTCAAAGATTGATGCTGTAATGAAGTGGGTCTCTCCGAAGAACCCAACAGAGATAAGAAGTTTCTTGGGCCTTGCCGGGTACTATAGAAGGTTTATACAGGATTTTTCGAAGATAGCCCTACCCTTAACAAAACtgacaagaaagaaagagaagtttgTGTGGGGTAAAGATCAGGAGGAGGCTTTTCAAATGTTAAAGGAGAAACTATCCCGTCCTCCGGTTCTGACATTACCGGATGGAACTGAAGACTTGGTGGTCTATTCAGACGCTTCACACCAGGGATTAGGCTGCGTCTTGATGCAAAGGGGAAGAGTCATCGCTTATGCTTCAAGACAACAGAAGCCGCATGAAGTAAACTACCCGACTCACGATCTAGAATTGGCAGCGGTAGTGTTCgccttgaagatttggagacattatttgtacggcaCGAGATGCACTATTTACTCTGATCATAAAAGCCTCAAGTATCTTTTCGAgcagaaagatttaaatatgaggcaacggaGATGGCTGGAACTTATCaaggattatgattgtgatattctTTATCACCCGGGAAAAGCAAACGTGGTAGCCGATGCGTTAAGCCGAAGAGAGTATCCGTCTCCTCTTCGTGTAAAGTCCATGAAGATGATTGTTACGCCACGATTACTTGAATTGGTACGTGAATCTCAAATAAAGTCGCTTGGAGCGGAAGACTTAAAGAAGGAAAGACTAAAAGGTGTAATCGATAAATTAGAAGAAAATTCGACCGGACTCAAAACGCGATTCGGCCGAATTTGGATACCCCGATTCTGTGAAGTCAAGACTGCTCTACTCgacgaggcacataagtcacgataTTCGGTCCACCCtggggctacaaagatgtatcgggacttgaaggccaattattggtggccgggcatgaaacgcgaCATAGTCAAATATGTCGCGAAATGCTTAACATGTTCCCAAGTGAAAACCGAGCATAAAAAGCCATACGGGGAATTACAACCCTtgaagataccgcaatggaagtGGGAGGAATTAACGATGGATTTGGTAACCAAGCTTCCTAGAACGAAAAAGGGGCATGATgcgatatgggtaatcgtggaccgactTACGAAAagcgctcattttctacctattaAAGAAGCCTACTCTTCCGAGAAAATGGCGGAGATTTACATGAACGAGATTATATCTCGACACGGCGTGCCCGTGTCAATTGTCTCGGATCGGGACACTAGGTTTACTTCTCGTTACTGGCAAAAGTTTCACGAGAGTGTGGGTACGAAATTACACATAAGTACCGCCTACCACCCTCAAACTGACGACTAgtcagaaagaaccattcaaacacttGTTGATATGCTGAGGGCGTGTGCCCTAGATTTTGGGGGAAGttgggat
Coding sequences:
- the LOC110931358 gene encoding uncharacterized protein LOC110931358, whose translation is MADARNVNEDDDATRQEAFNGRATEVAEGVMQAHLPRLAQEVESRVLGVVDAMMTSKIEELKELLEGSRNKGKERRCTYKDFMACQPATYDGKIDPIACQRWISNIEAVFIRSRCDNEDKVMFATGQLTFQAKDWWDAHSKEIGEERLQTMTWQEFKDPFMKYHCLQSAIDKIQEDFLRLRQKNEMINEISNIFLDKMKFCGEFVQTERMKINRFYGVLKSEFREFITPSKCETLDELINLARDREIEIKRQEERGEKRPNEKGGSSTPAKKGKYQEQGRKDKSKSGITPCKTCGKLHTGECLLGKKGCYKCGKEGHSSYQCPNNPKTCFHCFEKGHVKSECPKLQQESKKEDKKQEGSRAKGRVFQITSEEAKSHPNVILGIFLLNSIPVYVLFDTGATMSFISNEIIQHPSFKIERMSMPLEVEIADSKIYMLHEICRKCKFIMEDEEFEIDLIPMVLGEFKMIVGMDWLARHRVEIDCENKIMSIQAPSGRQLSIQGERNVETKLCNLIQAFKYIRNGDRAYLAYVVDAQQILPKLEDVEVVNEFPDVFREELPGLLPKEK